A window of the Hordeum vulgare subsp. vulgare chromosome 5H, MorexV3_pseudomolecules_assembly, whole genome shotgun sequence genome harbors these coding sequences:
- the LOC123397423 gene encoding aspartokinase 1, chloroplastic-like: MLAPGDDLDLVRLLRHRVATGEPFAAGSSIREADVCSAPPADLTRDHGLGMDLGEGKGKAYFFCSPANYTVHPGVRRRKRKVDSSADAGGPCFWHPEAGQVPILDPDKKSVGAHKRKLSYVCKIKNPPGSTKAHRNQSLGWIMVEIGLEQQQQLVLCKVYESHRPRSGAEASTTEACGGRTCPAPPPAAATPAPSCDYQATERKTRPLEYDHHFPGPGVGRKPPPSFKHARRCGNTSGVAIRMKAAPVAAVTVVMKFGGSLTQSADKMKEMAKLVRSLPEGGGESPVVVLSAMGNTTNNLLLAARKALSCHHQEVSEISELVDTKELHFRVIDDLGLHSSIVSGSLDELENIFRTIAFMTEMTARTRDYLVSFGEHMSTRIFSAYLNKLGEGVRQEWESYAVNTCGRGGSDLTMTTIGRDLKSKEIQVWKDVDGVLTCDPKVYANAIPRPYLTFDEAAELGLFDGQSMQLAMEGGIQVTVKNLCNPQAPGTLITKTRDMSKSVLTSIVSRSNITVLNIESTRMLGHSVFVATSFSTFGNFSISVDCVAISEGRISLIVVPTKLSSHELIQLELDNVVEELEKFAVVHRQRGRSVISLTGGTHTSQTILVKALNVLQSITVEVQKFSQGSSKVIKVSFVVDDCEVKHCVQALHSAFFEEGFVSAASSGDKRKADGDHPEALQRMDTDRSSGVEETEHRAFSYKATNPTEDDSGNLDCVKTTGGHQLDPEQPSNIDDYPGPPIGGDNGGYQTDMTCLGSGLEDFFDENDCRFLDGTLINHSVDTDLSWSPMAEL; the protein is encoded by the exons ATGCTGGCTCCCGGCGATGATCTCGACCTGGTCAGACTTCTCCGGCACAGGGTCGCTACCGGAGAGCCGTTCGCGGCCGGCAGCAGTATCCGGGAGGCGGACGTCTGCTCAGCTCCCCCCGCAGACCTCACACGCGACCATGGTCTGGGCATGGACCTCGGCGAGGGGAAAGGGAAGGCTTATTTCTTCTGCAGCCCCGCCAATTACACTGTGCACCCGGGTGTGCGGAGGCGAAAGCGCAAGGTCGACAGCAGCGCTGACGCCGGTGGGCCGTGCTTCTGGCACCCCGAGGCGGGACAGGTGCCCATTCTAGACCCGGATAAGAAATCAGTTGGGGCGCATAAGCGCAAGCTCTCCTACGTTTGCAAGATCAAGAATCCGCCTGGTTCCACAAAGGCGCATCGAAACCAAAGTCTTGGTTGGATCATGGTCGAAATTGGgctcgagcagcagcagcaactgGTGCTCTGCAAGGTGTACGAGTCACATCGGCCTCGCTCGGGCGCTGAGGCATCCACTACGGAAGCCTGCGGCGGGAGGACATGTCCAGCGCCACCGCCTGCTGCGGCTACTCCTGCTCCGTCGTGTGATTACCAGGCAACGGAACGTAAAACAAGGCCATTGGAGTACGATCATCACTTCCCGGGGCCGGGGGTCGGCCGGAAGCCGCCTCCCTCCTTCAAGCATGCCAGACGGTGTGGGAACACGAGTGGCGTTGCTATTAGGATGAAGGCGGCGCCGGTGGCGGCGGTGACCGTGGTGATGAAATTTGGTGGGTCATTGACGCAGTCGGCCGATAAGATGAAGGAGATGGCGAAGCTTGTCCGCAGCCTCCCGGAAGGAGGCGGGGAGTCTCCTGTGGTTGTTTTGTCCGCCATGGGGAACACTACCAACAACCTTCTCCTG GCCGCAAGGAAGGCGCTGAGCTGCCACCACCAAGAGGTGAGCGAAATCAGCGAGCTCGTCGATACAAAGGAGCTGCATTTCAG GGTGATTGATGATCTTGGACTGCATAGCTCGATTGTTTCAG GTTCACTGGATGAGTTGGAGAACATTTTTAGGACGATTGCTTTCATGACAGAGATGACTGCTAGGACACGAGATTACCTTGTTTCCTTTGGTGAACACATGTCTACACGAATATTTTCTGCATATTTAAATAAACTTGGGGAAGGGGTACGGCAG GAATGGGAATCGTATGCTGTCAATACTTGTGGAAGGGGTGGTAGCGACCTGACTATGACTACCATTGGCAGAGACTTGAAATCAAAAGAAATCCAG GTTTGGAAGGATGTAGACGGCGTGTTGACATGTGATCCCAAAGTTTATGCAAATGCGATACCACGACCGTACTTGACTTTTGATGAGGCAGCCGAACTTGGGTTGTTTGATGGACAG TCAATGCAACTAGCTATGGAAGGTGGCATACAAGTTACAGTTAAGAACTTATGCAACCCTCAAGCACCTGGCACTCTAATTACTAAAACAAGAGATATGAGCAAG AGTGTATTAACAAGCATCGTGTCGAGATCAAATATTACCGTGCTGAACATAGAGAGCACAAGGATGCTAGGCCATTCTGTTTTCGTAGCAACG TCCTTTTCAACGTTTGGAAATTTCAGCATATCCGTCGATTGTGTGGCTATTAGTGAAGGCAGGATATCCTTGATAGTAGTTCCAACAAAACTATCGAGTCATGAATTGATCCAGCTG GAGCTTGATAATGTAGTGGAAGAGCTTGAAAAGTTTGCAGTTGTTCATCGACAACGAGGAAGATCGGTTATCTCCCTGACAGGTGGCACACACACATCACAAACCATTCTTGTGAAG GCGCTCAATGTTCTACAGAGCATTACTGTTGAGGTCCAAAAGTTCTCGCAAGGATCGTCCAAG GTGATTAAGGTTTCTTTTGTGGTCGATGACTGTGAGGTAAAACATTGTGTGCAAGCCCTCCATTCAGCATTTTTTGAGGAGGGCTTCGTATCAGCGGCCAGCTCCGGCGACAAAAGAAAGGCAGATGGCGACCACCCAGAGGCTCTGCAAAGGATGGACACTGACCGCAGCAGTGGTGTGGAAGAAACAGAGCACAGAGCGTTCTCTTACAAGGCCACGAACCCGACCGAGGACGATAGCGGGAATTTGGACTGCGTAAAGACCACCGGTGGACATCAACTTGATCCCGAGCAGCCGTCTAATATTGACGACTACCCGGGACCTCCAATTGGAGGTGACAACGGTGGATATCAGACGGACATGACATGCCTCGGTTCAGGACTTGAAGACTTCTTCGACGAGAATGACTGCAGGTTTCTAGATGGCACACTCATTAACCATTCTGTCGACACGGACTTATCGTGGTCCCCCATGGCAGAATTATGA